The following DNA comes from Quercus robur chromosome 1, dhQueRobu3.1, whole genome shotgun sequence.
tatatatatatatatatatttatatatatatatagatagattagTCACTCTCTCTCcaacaaaaattctaagttCTGATGTTTTTGACTAAAGTTTCACAAAACAAATCACCCTTGGGAGGACTTGCCTTGTCGGAATCCTAACCCAATAGTGTGCTGGTAGTCTTTTACGTACACTAttgttgaagtttttttttttttttttgtttttttttgtttttgtttttgggaagaCACTATTGTTGAAGTGATTGTCCAAAGTGGCGTAGCTAACCATGACTAATCAAGGTATATTAAAGGCTTGTTTCACTCTATTTCAATGTATCATTTTCTTGTtgtgttttctctctatttagtttatgattttgctgtgctttattttttattttttattttctatgtagTTAATAGATATGATCCCCTACTATTTGATAAAAACCCGAAATGAGAAAGTAGTGAAAGAACGAAAACTCCTAAATATACGTTGCTTTCTCTCTATCTAATTTATAAATATGGTGCCCTCTAGGCTCTAGCAATTTGATAAAAAtccaaaatgtgaaaaaaaattaaacgaATGAAGTCAACTCTGAATCTGATATGTGAAGAAAGCACAACTCTAAGTGCCCGCCGCACTCGTCTTTGTTTCGTTCTACTTTCAAATTAGAAAGTCTTGCTAGTCTCATCAATATTCTATTGTTGAATTGTGAACTGGTTTGTGCATTGTATTAATGAACATGGAATTTGTTGATTTATGTAACAGAACTGCACTATTGTATTCTAAAGATAgaggaaaattacactttaccatctTAAACTATGCACTAAATTATACATTGTATCCTAAACTATTCGACTGCACACTTTGCATCTAAAACTATCACACTGCACCTAGtgttatttttgctattatatttaaCAGAATCTTGTTGCATGTGACAAGTACATGCTTCTTGTTTAAGTGaaacaaagttaaaaaaatgagacatcctttttcaaaatcaattaaacaaaacccaagaccCTATTATTGCGAACTTCAACTTCTTCATCGCTCCTTTGCATTTTACCCACTTCCGCTCCTTTGATTGGTACAGATATGCTGATAATCGCAAGAAAATTATTGGGTTTTGTGCTTATGTGATTAGGAGCTCTCTGGCTAAACTTTATGCTTCAAGGTATGGTATAAAGTCTTGTGCCAAGGTGTATAAAATAGCTTCACGTGACCTTAGCCGTCCATTGAGGGAGAGCAGTAACAATTCAGCACCTATATTCAGATCTTTTGAGGATGGGACTTGTAGATGCCATTGAAGGCGTTCAGTTTTCTCACATGTCTATGATTCCCTCTCGTGATTACACTCCATTTCCAAGGAACTGGATCCCCAATCATGAGAAGGTGTTGCTTGAGCATATTAGACTGCAAGACCCAAAATATTTCTGTGACTTGCACAGATCAATAAAGTGACAAGGTTTAAGCTTGCCCCAAGATGAGATATCTGACATTGTGTGGACTATAAAATACTCAGGATTTAGAACTGTCTGTCCaatgatgaaaacaaaacaaacaatgaTTCAGGGAAGGTGGATGGGGTACTGTAAATGAATTTTGCTATGGAATTAGAGAggtaaatttaaatattttgaaactgAATTTGGGGAAGAGGATGATACACACGAGACAAGAGGGAGATCTGGAaaaatttaggttttgttttacTTGATTTTGAAGAATGAGTGTTTTAGTCTTTTAACTTTGTTCCACCTAAGCAAGAAGCATGTGTTTGTCACATGTAGCAAGATTATGttaaatataatagcaaaaataatacCAAGGTGCAAAATgtgataattatgatagtttAAGGTGAGAAGTGTGCAGTTGGAATGTTTGATAGTTTAAggtgtaaaatgtaatttaatgcATAATTTAGGATAGTAAAGTGTACTTTTCCCTAAAGATAAAaagattgaaatattttttaagagattAGTGATCGTTAACAGTGTGTCAAGGTGTTTGGTGCTAAGAATGTTTTACCTCCTTCAGTGAGCAAGGCATTGGCAAATGACTCATGTTTTCCCTCAGAAATGGGTTCTATAGTCTCTTTCACATGGGCACACGTGGGCGAGAGGAAATTTGTAAGAAGGTTAAGGAGAAAGCTATCCCAGCAAGCCTCGTTTTCCACAGATTAGTATCGCCATgctttttgttgagaaaaaaaaatatgaacgaaaaggaaaagcaaagaCATCAAAAACATCGGCAATCATGTAAGAACAGAGGCCAATTGGGTATTGCGGGAACAACATATAGCCGTGAAACACCAACTAAGACACTTCTCGTGTTATCTTACAGATGTACAGACTTGTAACTAGAGGCACCAGTTTTGCCTGGCACTGGCGGTATCTCCTTTGAACTATTACCTACAGGAATTTCTGGGTTGCTTGATTGGCTTTCAGAATTTGATGGTCTCACCCAAATCTTTACATACCCTTCCCGACATGCGGTGAGAATAGATTCCTCAGTAAAAATTAAGCCAGATAAGGGTTCTGAATGAACACGGTGGGCGACTAATGGGGAGAGCTTAGGCACATCTCGCATGCTTGGAGCAGGTTGTAGAGTGCCCACTGGGCAAATGCTGTCCCAATGAGATGATTGGCTTCCGGTGCTGAAAGTGGGGGACCCACCAGGTGGACAACGGCGAAGTGGTACTACGATCTCATCCATTGATAAATCCCACAAAAGCAACTGTGTATCCTGTAAACATATCACCAAGTTGCAGATTTAGAAAATAATACATACTTTTCTATAGGAGCAAGGCAGGACACAAACGAATACTAGAAATCACTTCCAGGATAATATGAATGCACGACAAAAATCagataaaaagtaaaacattGTGCATAAAATCTTTTAATAATGTATGGTAGTAGAAATGTAACCATGTCAGGGCACATGAAGTTGGATTATTATGAAATGAAAAACCACACGGTCTTGATTTTACTACTTCCTGATTTAAAAAGTAATAGTGGAAAATTGAAGACCTTTATCAACATTTAGGCAATACCTCTGGACATGGTTCCTAACAAAGCAAGGCCCAGCTTCTTACCATCAAGTTTCCAATGCACCTACCATAAGTCCTAATTTTTCCAACAGCCTTACACATAATACAACCTATTTATGCTATTTGTCCAAGCAGATACTTGTCCAATCGTTTTTCATTTGAAAAGTTTAAACTCATCATCATAACCACAAGGCACCTGGCACTTCTGACCTTTTTTATCTGAAACAATTACTCCAACATGTAAATGAATTTGTAATCTTCACAACCATTGTTGAAACTTAATGATACgattaccaaaaaataaagatggCAATCAATTCAAAGAAGGAACCAtgcaataacaacaacaacaacaacaacaacaaggcCTGGATAGGAGAACACCACCAGGAAGCTTTTACATGTGAAGATAATGGACATACCAATTCCTTAAAAGTAAGTTACCTACTATTTCTATATTAAAGTAAATAAATGGGTCTTTACTTCAGTTAAAGATACCCATCATTGTATATTTGCAGCAAATAACAGCTTTAAACAGATAATAAATGCAGCAAcacttgttcttttatttctttctttttatttttcccttctggttttttgtgtttttgtttggaaaagaagGGGGGAAGGGTGTGAGAGCACAAATTACCTGACCAACAGAACCAAACCGGTACATTACACTTTCTTCTGTGCCATCCGATGTTGGTGATGACCAATACGAGTCAAAAGCCACTCCACTTACCTGCAAGCCATCCTCTTTAAAATGTTTAAGATGGCAATATATATGCAACTCATATCAAATTTATCAAATCTTGATTTAAATAGTTAACAATTTAGCAAAACTTTACCCATGAGTTGTGCCCTTCACCCCATGCAACTACCTTCCGATCTTCCATACTCCAAACTGTAACTAGATCATCTTCACCACCTGTCAGTATGTATTTTCCATCCATACTGAGAAACAGGAAGAAGCagagtaattaattaattttttttgaagaattagTAATAaggaaacacttttttttttttgataagtaataataaggaaacactatttttttttttttgagaaagtaataAGGAAACACTATGTGGTGTGTAATTAGAAGATtctgaaaatatataaatgagGAAACATTGACTAAGCAATAATCTCATACATATCAAATTACCTCCAGGCACAACATAGAAGAGCACCATAATAACTTTTTCCACCACATATTAGTTGTTCTTTTTGGTAGTCAAATACCCGTAGATATCCTACATTAAAGTGCTCAATATCAGTACCTTTATAATAAGTGATACTTGTAAAATCACAAGAATAGTGGATCAAGAGAATACCATCTCTACCAACAGCTGCCAAATATGCACCATCAGTAGAGAAAGCAATGCCGTTGATTGAACTTTGGCAGATATGCCATCTAGCAATTGGATTACTCTGCAAAcaaaacattaaattaaaagTGGATTACTCTGCAAACAAACCATTAAATTAGAAGTGGATTACtcagcaaataaaaaaattgaagatgaaATAGATAACGAAACTATGAGGAGAGGAGGAGGGAAACAACAAAAGCAGATAGGTTCGGGTTTGTATCTtctataaaatttagaaaataaccaaaagaaaaaggttttatAATTATTAGCTGAGTTGTATGCAGACAATTTGTGatgttttaaaattgttgacATTAAGTTACAGACAATTAATGAAGCTTTAAACATCACAAATTGTTGACATTAAGTTGTCCCCATGTCCCCCACTTTAAATAGTTAAACACAATTGATTATGTTTTAATTAGGATAATGTAAAATTATTTGCATAGGCTTGGAATATGTTATGACCACTCAACTGTCCAACAGCTTGACATACCACACAGACAAAACCACATTGCTGGTTAAAACCTAAAACTGCTTTTCAATTTGCCACAGTTATGAGCAATTGATGCAGGGGCATCTCAGATTGTGATGTCAGCATAATTGAAAAACTTGTTAGTTAATTGTTAGTAGTTGAAATCCATTAGTGCATGTGTGCTGAGTTGGACAGTAAGTTGACATAACTACTATAACAGATTCTGTTATCAATTAGTTACTTTCTGTTACAGCTAGTTCAACCTCTAGGCTTAGCAGTATAAATTCCATGAAATATTGTAATTGAATGACTAGTTAGTAAATGAATTCAAAGCTTTTTACTATTGTTTCAGAGATTGGTTCTCTGTGCAGAGGTGTGTCCACCTGTGACCTACTCTAAGCAACTCTCATTTCTTCTTAATTCTTAGTATGCCCTCTTTGTGTATTTTGCTGCATTagtaattgtataagaacaacctgcataattcattattttatctGGTAATCTTGAAAGCCACACTGGATTTGACATAGCCGATTTTAGAATTGCTATGAACTGCTTGAATACAAAAAGGGATCAGGATGCAATAAGAATATCAAATAAAACTACCTTACTGGACCTTGCATGTGCCACAGAAAACTGATTTTGATCCTTTACAACTGGAAATGTAGTATCACTGGTACCATCCTTACTCTAGAATAAAAATGGAAGTTACACTTGATTTAGCTTGTGCAATAGAGCAGAAAATAACAGTAAAGGCAGGCCAAGAATAGGCACATTGAATAAAGTTGAGGCTTGCCTTTTCATACACATACAAGTTTCCATCAGCATGAGCAACAACAAAAGCACCATCAGCTTTGGGAACCCATGCAACACTGGTACATCGACTGTTAGAAACAACTAGTCAGTTTGCACATTCAGACTAGTAATTACATCACACATGCACACatcttatcattaaattaaataaaaatgccACAACTTGCAACACAAAAAGTATTTGCTCCAAAATTCGTCAACACCCCCCCaacccccctcttttttttccttttttttttctttcccttttctctttttcattttgtataGTCTAGAAAAACCAACTTACATCTAACCTAATACCCATTCATGGTAGGACCCAAATTTACAATGAATGACATAAATTATCTCAAAATGTACCACTTTAACCCACACAGAAACTTcatgaaaattcaaagaatGATTCAACTAAAATAATATCTACTACTTTTTATACAATTACAACCTAGGGAATGTAGAATATCTGCAGGACTTCACTTTTTTCTTCTAAACTTCCAACTCTAATGACTATCAAAACCATCATGCATAGACATAGAGTACTGTAAATACATTGATCAAACTTTATAAGTTATGTTGTCTTGGTCAACCATTTTTTGTCAAGGTTGATGACCTTGATGATACATCCAATACATCAATATTTTCAGAATTTGTacttgtcccaaaagcttaaaatgatagaaaatggtaaatttaatcacttaaatATTATTCTAACACTCCACATATGTAGGCCAACATTTCATATCAATAAGCAAGTCCTAACATgtagaattttttaactttaaatggAAGGTAGAGTAAAGACAGGATTCGAACTCAACACTGCTTGCGCTAATACCATAATAAATTACCACTTATCCTAAAAGCTTAAGTTGATGGgaaagaatgaatttaataattaaatcatTATTCTAACAACTCGATTGATATGAGAGTCTCTTGGTTCCAAGACTTCTAATGATTCCATTACTGTAGGTGGTTATTCTGTCTTTTTATAGAGAATTTTAAACCTTTCTTAATAAAGGCATGTGGCTGAATCAACTCCATTGAGGATAAGCAGGTATTAATAGTTACTTAGTTGAAACTCTTTGAGGATGGAAATTCTCTGTCAGAATGAAACAGTTCCTTTACCCACACTATTTATTGGGAACACCAGATGGTGACACATTTGACTTTGCCTAAAGGAGAAGACACTATTgctgaagaagagaaaaaagtatTGAAATGAGGTTCAAAAAATGACATGGGTTCTCCAGAAGTCACCCCAAAATCAGGTTAATGACAGAatgttttcaattaaatttcagAACTATAATTTTAAGTTCTTATTGAAAGAGACACTTGGGAACTGAATCCTACTATAAAGCTAGCAGATAGAATCTCCAaataccaaaagaaaagaattattttttattcatatgttattttttagattcaaataaaaaagtgtcgCTAATGTCACAATGTTACCTTCATCCTAATGAATCACCATTGTTTCAAGCCTTTTCACTCCGTGCACCATGAAGGCTTGATGAGTAGCATATGCATTAAACATCTGCACTCTCTAATTCTTCTCTCTGGTTGAACTTTCTCTTCATCAAGTAGTGACTCTCCAACATGCTGTATTAATTCTACTACACATGGTCTAAGTCGTATTTAATTCCACATTTTTGTTGGCAtctgtatttcttttttaacactaggttcaagttatacttgaTGTCCCTTCATCACCAACATCTTAAATACCAACATTCTATCATATGTGGGAAGCAGTATTTTCATTGTTATGTCATCCTGTTGGAGGAAAGATCCATTAATTTGATCCTCACAACAGGTCTTGGATGGCTTCTATTATTTGAGGAGGCTCCATGACTGACTGGGATTTAAAACATGAAACCATGCAACACGCTAACATGATTCAGGTAGATATCACTCTTGATAGGGTTGGGGGTAGATGTATCTCTCTaagtttttctttcatttcttcctATTCAGCTATGGTAGGCTTATCCCTTCCAAAGCGAAGGTTATCAATATCGTACCAATAATCCTAATCTCTACCTATGAGTGTCATTTTGGCAAACCTAAACTTGTCATCTAACAAACATGTTTGTTCAACGAACTGTTCAACCTCAAGTATCAATTGGCGAAAATCCATGAGTCTTGAAAAATATCAAATGTAAATGTCCCCAATAAAATCACCACTAGAATAATAAGTTTAACAAATAATTGTAACAAGAACCTAAGTTGGGCTAGTTATGACTTATGACCTGGTCTTGACTTGAATTACATTTCTGTGCTGGCTAGATCTATGACTAATGACTAGGCTTCAGAAGTGACTTGTATGTCCTGACTTTCAAGCAAGGCAAATGGGCTTCAAACTTGCACAAACAAACTCTAATGAAGACAACAATTCCCACTTGCTTTCTTTTGTAATTGAATTGGACACCAGCCCAGTACCCggtcaattttttaaatctattCTTGTTATGAGCTCATGAACCAATTTGCTACAAGTGAGAGATAGTTAGCACCCTTAAATGGCATGTTCGAGGACCAGCAAAAAAGGTGCTCAATCCCAGTTTCTATGAATGCATGTCGAGACATATTGAGCAGCGATATGGCCTAAGCAACGAAGATGAAGCACATCTCCGATGAACTTCTAGTGGAGGCACAATGCACAAAGACCATGCAAGACTACAACACACATTGCTGAGACAAAATCTTAAGTTGGTTCCAGTGATGAGAGCCACAGTGGATCTGCTTGCCAAGGTATGAGCTTTAATCAACATCATTGTGAGAGAATTGAGAGACGAGGACTCAACAAGCTTGATGGTGATTGAGAATTACTATAGAAATGCTTTCACagataaagaaatttaaaagaacAATAGACTTTGTAATGGGGATCTCGGCGATCTAGTGTGGATCTAGTGTGGACGAGGTTGTGGGCGCCTAGCGTCTGTGGACACGGGTTTGACCCATATGGGTTGGATTTGACACAGGTTTATGGGTACAAAGTTTTCTAAGGAGTTGAAATTGGTGAAGATGGACACTGGTAGGgttgttttttttgtgatgGGGCTTCAATGGCTCAATCTTGCAAAGATAGGAGTGATGGGCTTCATAAGAGAGGTGGTGGGTTTCAAGGTTTTCTTGGAGACAGTGGTGCCAACTTTGGTACTGGTGAATATCTTGTGGGTTAACTAAATATGGTTCAAATAGGCTATGAACTTGTGAGGTAAGTACTTTCACTTTAATTTGAGTCATCAGGAGGTTTAGTTTCTGGTTTTGGTGTGGCTAAAGGGGATCCGATATGTTCTGATGCCAAATTAATGCATTGACATGTGgggtaagaaaaataaaaatattaggtAATAGGGAATGGGACACAAAACACTAAGCTACACCACCAGAGAGTGCTTGGAATCACCTCCAAGTTGTAGAGAAATACTACCAGAAAATTCTTCTTCAAAATACAATGCTTCAAACAATTGATGAAGATTCTTTTTAATAAGCTTCAAGGATTACATCAATAAGAAAAGTCTTAACGAAGCCACAATTACATCCCATAAAAACCTCAACTACAATAAgtccaaatacaaaaacaaaatatgaaaacctaaaaaaagaaaaaaagaaaaattctatcAACATTTATTCTGGTTGCAGTCCCAAAAACAAAGTTGTTTACCCTATATATAGAATGAATTTTAACATGGCCATGCTGTGAGTATGGGAAAGTATAACAAATAGTGAATgagaaaaagaaccaaaataaaaatgcaactaGTCTTGCCTGTTTGTGACCGAACCTTCCTTGTTATAGTGTTGGGCAGCAACAAGCTTCTTCCCAACATCTTGTAATTGTTGTCTCAGAGACACTGAGTAAACTACAATAACATACAAAATGATCAAGTCAAAACAACTTCTTCCTATAAGAACCCCCATAAATCAtatcataccaaaaaaaaaaaaaaacacctaccATCTCCCGAGTTCAATCCTATAAGCAAGTCATGTCCATCCTTGGCTTCAGGATCAAATGAGTGGCAGATAGGATTTGAAGTGCTAAAATGTAACGATTTAATAGGATcctgcataaaaaaaaatgaaatatcatCAATATCATTTACAAACAAAGACATAAACATCACCAACAACGACACCCCAAGGACACGAAATTACCTTATCTTGTGTATTGAGGTCACTGACAAATAAACTATCCCCAACATTGAATATCATATATGTCCCTTTACCATCATAATTCGAATTAAGCATAGAGTGACTACCATTTGACGCTGCAAATGAACTACTTCTACTAGTTCCATTCGCGGCTTTACTCGTGCCATTCCCTCCTACAAAACTAAGGGCTCGACTGCCATTCCCACCCCCTACCCCTAACAGCCTTGCAGCAGCATATCTAACTCCACTACTCGTGCTCGCACCCGAGCTCGACGCTGACCCAGCTTGTGTAGGCTTTTCCTTGAGATGCGCTAGAGTTATCTGAAAAATCAcatccccccaaaaaaaaaaaaagtcaattcttcaaaaaaaatttgaaaaattcaagatttgcaTAGTATCATTTCccacaattttgaaaatcagcAATTTGCGATTCAAGAAACATATCGATCGAGTTTGCTACAACTAATTCCAATCAAACTAGGTTAAAGAACTTATCTTTCTCTCGGTTCCTACTTTTCTACCTcattttctcggcaaccaaacaagaaaaaaaaaaggaaaggaaaatttggagaaagaaaagaagaaccCTACCTGAGAAACTGATTTGCCATGGGAATAAGGAAGAATACCAGGAGGGTGAGTCTTCTCGGAATGGAGCTTGTACCTTCCTTCTGGGGTTTTGAAATACGTCTTCAACCCTTGCTGCTGCTGCGTCGATTGCCCATTCGCTGAAGCTGAAGAAGGAGACAACGACGTCGTTGTGGGAGACGCTGACGTCATCACTCCGTTACCGTAGCCATTGTTTCCGTTACTGTGAATCATCGTTCGTTCCTCGCCAAATTCGCTCTATTTCTccgttttttctctctctctctctctaaaatctttCGCTCTCTGACATTCTTCcggtttctctctctaaaatctttTTTCCTGTTGGTTAtggatttttatgtttttgtttagtTTCTGTTTTAGAAGGTAGTGCCTGGATCAAGAGCTCGGATCGTGCACATCGCCTAGGAGAGGGTGGTGTGTGGTCAACGCCACGCACGCATTACAAGTTGTATACGTGGACCAATCAGGGATTGGGAAAAAGGTGAAATTATACTTAACCACGTCCCTTGCCTATTACTTCACTAAAAGAAATTGCTGAGTCAgtttaaggtaaaaaaaaaaaaaaaaaattttaaatagagaCTAACTTCTTTGTTAAATTgattcaacaaaatttaaacatgtgAAAGTTTTTCAGTAAAGgggtcaaaattttcttaaatgatttattaactAATGCTCTTAATATTTGCTAACATTTTCCCCTTTATGGAAGATAAGTAATGTGATCTACTACAAAAACCAGGTAATTTCTCGAGAAACAAGAGATTAGCGTGAAAGTTGGattatttttggataaattgaCGGATTGTTTATCACTTTGATATTAACCCATCACATTTTCTCAACCGCCAACAGTTTGCCACATAACATGAACAGATGTGGTATTTTACTGGGTCTTAGAATTTggtattctttttaatttttaatttttattatttatgtagTAGGAGGAGACAGTGTTGGGCGAAATGGTTGAAGTCTTTGGATTCTTGTGGGCCGCACGATGAGTGGACCTTGTTTTGTCTTTGACTCTCAGCGTAGTTATCTTCGATGTGCTAAGAAAAAGTCTAATTCCGGAATATTGACTCTCtaattattaacaattatttcaATCCTCTAGAAACGTATTATTGGGGATCTAACATCAAAGTTTTCAGACCTGAATCGTTCATTGAACTGTAAAAAGGAaaggtttaaggtttttgaggttGAACCGtaatgacatcataattaatttaataattaattaaagcctaaatataaatattaaatttataaaactagcaaaattgactaatatatctatatatgtgagggaaatttaatgattttcaagcatatatttaataattaaataaaaaagttaataaaataaaataataaccatgaaaacattaaaatttatgattaatttttgaagtaaagttgaatatctttgaaggaacttaattataatttttttttattcattgtaagagatggataatttaattaagtaaaataaaattgtgttaagttgtttttataaaaataaataataaaaaaaattgctacagGGTTGGACCGCACAGTTCTTGCCACCGGTTCGTGCAGTCCAACCCTGGTTTTAGGGGTTCACAGAATTGCCACATATGTCtggttctttatgcttaaaaaaccgaTTTTTATCCCGGTTTTCGGTTTTCATGGTCCGACCTCCTGGTCCGGTTCGGTTCCGTTTAGGTTTAGGAGTTAACTAAGGAATGAATACATTTAGCAGTATC
Coding sequences within:
- the LOC126726063 gene encoding uncharacterized protein LOC126726063 isoform X1, whose protein sequence is MIHSNGNNGYGNGVMTSASPTTTSLSPSSASANGQSTQQQQGLKTYFKTPEGRYKLHSEKTHPPGILPYSHGKSVSQITLAHLKEKPTQAGSASSSGASTSSGVRYAAARLLGVGGGNGSRALSFVGGNGTSKAANGTSRSSSFAASNGSHSMLNSNYDGKGTYMIFNVGDSLFVSDLNTQDKDPIKSLHFSTSNPICHSFDPEAKDGHDLLIGLNSGDVYSVSLRQQLQDVGKKLVAAQHYNKEGSVTNSRCTSVAWVPKADGAFVVAHADGNLYVYEKSKDGTSDTTFPVVKDQNQFSVAHARSSKSNPIARWHICQSSINGIAFSTDGAYLAAVGRDGYLRVFDYQKEQLICGGKSYYGALLCCAWSMDGKYILTGGEDDLVTVWSMEDRKVVAWGEGHNSWVSGVAFDSYWSSPTSDGTEESVMYRFGSVGQDTQLLLWDLSMDEIVVPLRRCPPGGSPTFSTGSQSSHWDSICPVGTLQPAPSMRDVPKLSPLVAHRVHSEPLSGLIFTEESILTACREGYVKIWVRPSNSESQSSNPEIPVGNSSKEIPPVPGKTGASSYKSVHL
- the LOC126726063 gene encoding uncharacterized protein LOC126726063 isoform X2; its protein translation is MIHSNGNNGYGNGVMTSASPTTTSLSPSSASANGQSTQQQQGLKTYFKTPEGRYKLHSEKTHPPGILPYSHGKSVSQITLAHLKEKPTQAGSASSSGASTSSGVRYAAARLLGVGGGNGSRALSFVGGNGTSKAANGTSRSSSFAASNGSHSMLNSNYDGKGTYMIFNVGDSLFVSDLNTQDKDPIKSLHFSTSNPICHSFDPEAKDGHDLLIGLNSGDVYSVSLRQQLQDVGKKLVAAQHYNKEGSVTNSRCTSVAWVPKADGAFVVAHADGNLYVYEKSKDGTSDTTFPVVKDQNQFSVAHARSSKSNPIARWHICQSSINGIAFSTDGAYLAAVGRDGYLRVFDYQKEQLICGGKSYYGALLCCAWSMDGKYILTGGEDDLVTVWSMEDRKVVAWGEGHNSWRMACR